A portion of the Edaphobacter lichenicola genome contains these proteins:
- a CDS encoding LacI family DNA-binding transcriptional regulator has translation MNIREVAKKAGVSTATVSRVVNGTVPVSAQIERQVRSAIKSLGYYPNTHARTLGSGRSHMYGLIISDIANPFFPDIAKCFERIAVEHGQELLIANTDYQPKRMQVCVRRMLERKVDGVAIMTSEMDLKLIQLLNKRGVPIVFLDTGRVGPNISNIFIDYVSGIEQAIEHLVSLGHTRIAFVSGPPTLASAKIRSEAFVLSLKKKGLRYSADHMQVGNHRIDGGQSAMAQLLKLRIPPTAVMASNDLTAIGMMRAIHAAGLRVPEDISVMGFDDIEISTFLQPPLSTIRVPRAEIAVSAFTALYAASHKHVNNGTEYRISTELVVRQTTGVVKR, from the coding sequence GTGAATATTCGAGAAGTAGCAAAAAAAGCTGGGGTCTCCACGGCCACTGTATCCCGAGTTGTCAATGGAACCGTTCCTGTCAGCGCCCAAATTGAGCGCCAAGTTCGCAGCGCTATAAAATCCCTGGGCTACTATCCCAATACGCATGCACGTACTTTAGGCTCCGGTAGAAGCCATATGTATGGCCTGATTATCTCGGATATCGCCAATCCATTCTTCCCAGATATTGCGAAGTGCTTCGAGCGAATTGCTGTAGAGCACGGGCAAGAACTTCTAATCGCGAATACCGACTACCAGCCGAAACGGATGCAGGTATGCGTCCGGCGGATGCTTGAGCGCAAAGTCGATGGCGTCGCCATCATGACATCGGAGATGGATCTCAAACTCATCCAACTACTCAACAAGCGTGGTGTCCCAATCGTATTCCTCGACACCGGACGGGTGGGACCGAATATCAGCAACATCTTTATTGACTACGTCAGTGGTATCGAACAAGCTATCGAACACTTGGTTTCCTTGGGGCACACAAGGATTGCTTTCGTGAGCGGTCCACCTACCCTCGCGTCTGCAAAAATCCGGAGCGAGGCCTTCGTACTTTCTTTGAAGAAAAAGGGGCTTAGGTATAGTGCCGACCACATGCAAGTCGGCAACCATCGAATTGACGGGGGGCAGAGCGCCATGGCACAGTTGCTGAAGTTGCGTATACCCCCAACGGCCGTGATGGCTTCAAATGACCTAACGGCAATCGGGATGATGCGCGCAATTCACGCCGCGGGTCTCCGTGTGCCAGAAGATATCTCGGTGATGGGCTTTGACGATATTGAAATAAGCACTTTTCTACAACCGCCGTTGAGCACAATTCGTGTTCCGCGTGCGGAAATTGCAGTGAGCGCTTTTACTGCTCTCTACGCGGCCAGCCATAAGCATGTAAACAATGGAACGGAGTATCGAATTTCAACCGAACTCGTTGTGAGGCAGACGACCGGCGTAGTTAAAAGGTGA
- a CDS encoding GH36 C-terminal domain-containing protein, producing MGYPFPRINFQGLDRMTQYRVTPISESLAKETPAISSGRLLMGHGVEVDLRGDMQAAALKFKAQ from the coding sequence ATGGGCTACCCCTTCCCGCGCATCAACTTTCAGGGACTTGATCGAATGACGCAATATCGAGTGACTCCAATCTCGGAATCACTCGCAAAAGAAACGCCCGCAATTTCGTCCGGGCGGTTACTGATGGGACATGGAGTGGAGGTAGACCTTCGAGGGGATATGCAGGCCGCGGCCCTTAAGTTTAAAGCTCAATAG
- a CDS encoding alpha-L-fucosidase — MGWLLSSNLLGLSQDQVTAKQSAVQLDEAWQKASAKYDKQRNALLSTVERESREGPFQPDWQSLAQYQAPDWYRDAKFGIFIHWGLYSVPAYGNEWYPREMYQEGSAVNKHHVETYGPLTKFGYKDFLPMFKAEHFDPQAWAKLFKESGARYVVPVFEHHDGFAMYDSDLSDWTAKKMGPHRDLAGEIALAIRAEGLHLGASSHRIEHDWFLDGGRKEGSDVNDPQYAAFYGPAHPRLGDDGASLAEDWTYVSPAYAKDWLARNAEIVQKYHPDLIYFDWWIGQPSVRPYLAEFAAYYYNESSKRGTIGVINSKLVDMQKTSTVLDIERGQSASILSEAWQTDTSVSNKSWGYIENDTFKTPEFIVQQLADIVSKNGNLLLNVGPKSDGTIPQAVQQVLLEVGGWLKVNGEAIYGTRPWTNFGEGPTKVEAGSFHDTQTKPYTAYDFRFTTKGKTLYAIEMAWPTEGEAVIHTLSDNVVGARKVSAVNLLGASAELSFTQQADGLHIHLPAEAPGKYAFVYRISFEDEKH; from the coding sequence ATGGGCTGGCTCCTTTCCTCGAATCTTCTCGGTCTGTCACAAGACCAGGTCACGGCCAAACAAAGCGCAGTGCAGCTCGATGAAGCGTGGCAGAAGGCAAGTGCAAAGTACGATAAGCAGCGTAACGCTCTGCTCTCCACAGTGGAGCGGGAGTCGAGAGAGGGACCTTTCCAGCCCGACTGGCAATCATTGGCTCAGTATCAGGCTCCGGACTGGTATCGGGATGCAAAGTTCGGCATCTTCATTCACTGGGGTCTCTACTCCGTACCTGCGTACGGAAACGAGTGGTATCCGCGCGAGATGTACCAGGAAGGGTCAGCAGTCAATAAGCATCATGTGGAAACGTACGGCCCACTGACTAAATTCGGCTACAAGGATTTTCTCCCGATGTTCAAAGCCGAACACTTCGATCCGCAGGCATGGGCAAAACTTTTCAAGGAATCTGGAGCGCGATACGTTGTTCCCGTATTTGAGCACCACGATGGGTTCGCAATGTATGACAGCGATCTCTCAGATTGGACGGCGAAGAAGATGGGGCCGCACCGCGACCTGGCAGGGGAGATAGCGCTAGCGATTCGTGCCGAAGGCCTTCACCTCGGTGCATCCTCTCACCGCATTGAACATGACTGGTTCCTCGACGGAGGCCGCAAGGAGGGCTCTGATGTTAACGATCCACAGTATGCTGCGTTTTACGGACCAGCTCACCCCAGACTGGGTGATGATGGAGCGTCGTTGGCAGAGGACTGGACCTATGTGTCGCCAGCTTATGCAAAAGATTGGCTCGCGCGGAATGCGGAGATTGTGCAGAAATATCATCCTGATCTGATTTACTTCGATTGGTGGATTGGCCAGCCTTCGGTGAGGCCATACCTGGCCGAGTTTGCTGCGTATTACTACAACGAATCTTCAAAGCGCGGAACGATTGGCGTCATCAACTCGAAACTGGTTGATATGCAGAAGACGTCCACAGTGCTGGATATTGAGCGTGGACAGTCAGCATCCATTCTTTCTGAAGCATGGCAGACAGATACGTCGGTAAGTAATAAGTCGTGGGGCTACATCGAGAACGATACGTTCAAAACCCCCGAATTTATCGTGCAGCAGTTGGCCGACATAGTCAGTAAGAACGGCAATCTGCTGCTAAACGTGGGTCCAAAATCTGATGGCACTATCCCGCAGGCCGTTCAACAGGTACTCCTTGAGGTTGGCGGATGGTTAAAAGTGAATGGCGAGGCAATCTATGGTACGCGCCCTTGGACGAACTTCGGCGAAGGGCCGACCAAGGTAGAAGCGGGATCGTTCCACGATACGCAAACCAAGCCGTACACAGCGTATGACTTCCGTTTCACCACAAAAGGGAAGACTCTATACGCCATCGAAATGGCGTGGCCGACGGAAGGCGAAGCAGTCATTCACACCTTAAGCGACAACGTCGTTGGTGCTCGCAAGGTCAGTGCAGTAAATCTCCTCGGAGCTTCTGCTGAACTTAGCTTTACCCAACAGGCGGACGGATTACATATTCATCTGCCGGCAGAAGCACCAGGTAAATATGCTTTCGTGTATCGGATTAGCTTTGAAGATGAGAAGCACTAA